A window of the Streptomyces albireticuli genome harbors these coding sequences:
- a CDS encoding DJ-1/PfpI family protein, protein MQIAILLYPGFTALDAIGPFDTLSRLPGAETVLVAEHPGPVRNESDNLALVAEAALTEVTRPDIVVVPGGADTSGVMAPGAVQEWLRAVDATSTWTTSVCTGSLVLGAAGLLKGRRATSHWLALETLASFGAEPTGERVVTDGKYVTSAGVSSGIDMGLTLLGRIAGDRAAQSVQLLIEYDPQPPYDAGSPEKAPADIVAEWRATV, encoded by the coding sequence GTGCAGATCGCCATCCTGCTCTACCCGGGATTCACCGCCCTCGACGCCATAGGCCCGTTCGACACGCTCAGCCGCCTCCCCGGCGCCGAGACCGTCCTCGTCGCCGAGCACCCCGGGCCCGTGCGCAACGAGTCCGACAACCTCGCCCTCGTCGCCGAGGCCGCCCTGACCGAGGTCACCCGGCCCGACATCGTCGTCGTGCCCGGCGGGGCCGACACCAGCGGCGTGATGGCGCCCGGCGCGGTCCAGGAGTGGCTGCGCGCGGTCGACGCGACGTCGACGTGGACGACGTCGGTGTGCACCGGCTCCCTGGTCCTCGGCGCCGCCGGGCTGCTCAAGGGCCGCCGCGCCACCTCGCACTGGCTGGCCCTGGAGACGCTGGCCTCCTTCGGGGCCGAGCCGACGGGGGAGCGGGTGGTCACGGACGGCAAGTACGTCACCTCCGCCGGTGTCTCCTCCGGCATCGACATGGGGCTGACGCTCCTGGGCCGCATCGCGGGCGACCGCGCCGCCCAGAGCGTGCAGCTGCTCATCGAGTACGACCCGCAGCCGCCGTACGACGCAGGCTCGCCGGAGAAGGCCCCGGCCGACATCGTCGCCGAATGGCGCGC